In the Erinaceus europaeus chromosome 22, mEriEur2.1, whole genome shotgun sequence genome, aatctggggaatccTCTGGTCTCTGAGCTGTTCTCTCTTCCCTGGGTGTGTGAATCCAGGTTCCAGtagcccctctccctttctgcgtCTTTTCATTTCCCTCCCAGGACAAACACCATAGCTGCCACAAAGCTGTACTAGTGTTTTCTTCATGATTTCATATGTTTCAATGATTAAATCTCACTTATGAGCACATCTGTCCGGCAGCGACTTTCAGAGAACTACAGGTGATTCTGTGGCAGAGATAAACTGAAGCAGTAAGAGCCCTTAAACCACTttacctctgtccctctcctccagTTTTAAAATGTTGGGGCAGAGACTGGGAGGCAGCATAACATCACACTAAAGACTtctaagcctgaggctccatggtctcAGGTTCAAAACCATCGTGAACCAGAGTTGAAAAGTGCTTTGGtgaaaatggaaaagataaaGGAGGAGGTGGCGAGAAGAAAAAATGATCTAAAGAACAGTCAGGGGATGAACTCAGTGACTCTTGcatacagagacagacaccacgcAACAGGCCTGTAGACACCCACGGCTCTGCCCCTCCATCCATGGTCTGCGTCACTCTGGGGGAGGCAGCAGGGGCCCATGGGAGGCTGCCCCCTGCTGGCACGGGCTGGTGAACGCAGGGAAGTTGCTCTCAGAGGCCGCAGCTGCTGCCCAGCACCAGGGCTCGCTCGCTGTGCCTGTGGTGTCTGGCGACTAGCGCACAGTGAGTGCTCAGACCCCAGAGCTATGAGGGGCTGAGAGACGGTCCCGAGCTGTAGCCAGGACTCCACATGGCAAGTGCCATGGTGCAGAGGAAGCTCCCATACTGTGGTATCCCtccctgtgtctttttttctttttacttgtagtaaatcttttaaaattatatttatttatttgttggatagagaaggccagaaatcaagagggagggggagacagagagggagagacagacagacacctgcaccacagCTTCACtgtctgcaaagctttccccttacaggtgggtatgggggctcgaactcaggtccttgcacatgataatgtgtgctcaaccaggtgtgccactacatgGCCTCCAGTGTCCCCTGTTTAATGGCCAGCCTTCAGTGCTCCCCAAAATTGCTCCCTTCCTTGATGGGGGCTCACTCCCTCAGCCTGTCAcccctcctgcccctgccccagtgtGCTGTGTGTCCTGCTGCCCGCAGCACCTGACCTGGTGCCACGGCCCTCCTGCCCTATCTCCTAGCCCCCCTGCCCTGGTGAGTTGTCCCCAGAGGCCCAGAGGTAGAGCCAGGCCCTGTCCTCAGGTGTGATGCCAGGGCTGTGActgctctgagcacacaggaacACTGTGCTGAGATTCTGAGTCATGCGTGCTGGACGGGCAGGAGCCACAGTTGCCAGTAAGCGTGCCAGCCCGGGAAGCCACCCGGATGATGGGCTGTGGGTGGCTTGTGTAAGATGACTTCCtgtccctgccccaccctcctgcACTGCCTTCTGGGCAGAGAGAGACTGGACGCTGAACCCTTACCTGGTACACAGCCTGGAGCCCGAAGCCTGGGGCCCCAACCTACCAgagcaggaggacgaggaggaggaggagggagaggggggacacTGTGCTTGGAGGCAGCGCTGGAGCTGAAGGTAGAGGGTGGTGCCTTTCCCCTGAACCCCAGGCTTCAGGGCACCTGCTGAAAGGCTGGGATCTGGGGCTCAGCCCAGGTGGTGGGCACCTGCCCACTGACGGTCCGCCTCCTGTGGGCCAAGGGAGGGGCAAGGGGCTagcgagaaagacaggaggaagacCCCCGGACGGACCAAAGTCATGCCGTAAGGACCCACTATGCACACAGGCCAGGTTCAGAGGCCCCTGGAGCAGCTGCATGAAGTCCTCACAGAAGACCCAGGCAGACACCACTCTCAGGGACCGCTTTTCacagacagggaaactgaggcacgggCAGGCTCCTAGACAGAGAGCAGAAGACCCTGCTGGCTGGGGCCTGGAAGAGTCCACGGCTGGCCCTGGGGAGAGCAGGACAGACATGCATCCCCACGCAGGCCTGAGGGCTTTGCAGGGTGGGATGGGGCCCTCATGGCTCAGGCATGGTTCCAGGATTTGTTTCCTGAGTAAAAGAGAAGCCGGGGCACCGCTCCTGCAAAGTTGTGCTGCAATCGAACCTGAGACTCGGGCATGCAGGCCAAGTCTGTTCTGTGCTCTGTCCTCTgggccacctccctggctacTTCACTTTGGATTTTTACGAGAATCCAGACAAGCAGAACCCTAATGGCCTGAACCCCATGCCACCATGTCCACCCCGGAACCAGCAAATTCAGAACCACAGAACTGCTAGAGGCCCAGGGCTGAGCTGAGCTCCCCTGGGAATGTCCAGCAATGCCAGCACAGCTCTGGGGACATGGTGGTCACACAGCCCTGAGGctggcatgtctgaggctcctccTGCCCTGAGAATCCAGCGGAGCCCCGGGCTGCACACAGCATAGTAAACAGCCTACTGTGTGCTGGGCCTTTCCACGGGTCACTGTATTTCCCTGAGCAGCCAGCTGAGGCTCAGTCCTTCCAGACCCCCAGGAAGCCGAGGCCAGAGAGGAGACTCAGGTTCCCATACATTTACTCCCTGGTCCCCGgcgtccctcctccctccacccccatgtGTCCCATTACCATGTGTCCAAAGGAACTGAGCAGGCCTCTTTGGTGTCTACTTCCTCCTCCAGAAAGTCCAGGGGGCTTTCCACCCTCAGACTGGCTATGGTGACTGTGGAGAAGCAGCCACTTTGCTCTGCTCCTTGGTTTCCCCATCTGACCAAATGGATGCACAGCACACCCTGCCCCAGGCATTGCGGGCGAGTTCAGTGCATCCTAGCTCTTGTCACCTGCCAGGCTGCCACAGAGACTCCCCCCATGAGGCTGCACTGTCCCAAGAGAgcctgagccccctccccacccctttggTCTCAGGACACCCACTGTGTGAGCTGGGTGCAGGGACACCCTTTGGGACGTGGCACTGAGGATGTGTGCCATCCGTGGGGCTTTGCGTGGGCACAAGGTTGAGTGTCCGGCCAGCGGCCAGCGGCCAGAGTCCCTGTTTGCTGCCCTGATAACTGGTGACCTTGGGTAAAGTCCACCGGCAGCCTCTCCAGCCCCCTGCACCCAAGGCTTAAATACGGTGGAGGCCGGGGCCCTGTCTCCTCAGCCGTGGTCACCAGCCGTGCTCTGGGACAGTGAGCTGTAAGTATGGCTcccaggggagaagcttctgtccccatgcagggaggctgggctgggctgcacTGGCTGTGGCCTGGACGCCTGTGTCTGCCCCTCTCCATCCACCCTTGTCCTGCCCAGGGTATCCCAGGACCCTCAGGATATACTGAGCTCTGTGTCCTGGGTTGGgcagctggctctgggccccaggAAGGAGCACTCCCCACGCTGAGGCGTGTCTCTCTCTGCTGCCTGGCACACGAGGACCTGAGGGCCCAGAGAGGCCTGTGAGGGGCCCACAGGGGACCCAGCCAGATGCTCAGCCCGCCGGAGGCCCCTCACTGGGTTCAGGCTGCTCTGGGAGGGGGTCTCAGTGCCCTGAATGGGGGCGTCTCCATGGGCCCCCGCCTATCCACGGCTGGAGCGAGCCACCTGTGGGAGCTGTGAGGtggagcactgagcctcagcacctGCTCTGCCCAGGGTGTGAGgaggcagggggctgggcgggtgctgggtgctgggtgctgggtgctgggtgctgagggcTGGGTGCCCACAGCTCAGATGCCTGAAAACACCGCGTCAGGAATCCACAGCTGCCCATCCTGGGAAGATGGAGCCCTGCTGCCCAGTGGGGTGTCAGAGGACCACAGGCGACACCCAGTTTGCCCTGCATGGCCGCCCCCTCGGCCTCAGGGCTGGCTTCCTGGGCTGCCGCTGCCAGGGCAGAGAGACGCCTGGCTGGGTGTGCAGCTCCCAGTGTGGGTCTCCCCGTGTCCAGGGGTCCTAGGTTGCCCTGGTGTCCAGTGGGTGAAGGGAACTCCGGAGAGGGGGTAGGGCGGTTCTTAGGGTCCTGAGCCGGTGCTTGGCCAAGTACCGAGTCAGACCTTTGAGCTTCATGCATCCTTTTAGATGTGAGAGTGGTTTTCTCTGCTTTACAGAGGGGACAGTTAGGACTATGTAAATCGCTGATCTCTCTCAGTTACAGGCCATCCAGGGCCTTCCAGGATCTCGCTCTCCTGCCCCCACTGCCTCTGCCAAGGCCTCTCCCTGCTCTCAGGCCAGGAGGGGAGGAGTCGGCTGCTGAGCCCATGTTGTGTAACCTAGGTTGCTCAACCCCTGTCCCGGCAAACACAGAGAGCCTTGCCTCTTCCTCCTGCCCTGCTGGCCTTGATCCCTGGAGCAGAGGCaggattgattttgctgagcttGTTCTCTGTACGTGGGACATGCACTATGACCCAGGCCTCCAGAGCCCCGTATCTGTGGGGACAGACCCCGGCAGGAGCAGTAGCTGAGCTCTGGAGCTGGCCGTGGgcttcctgccctccctccacaCGTCATCCgttgcaccagagcttcccctgtggGGAATTACAGCCTGGCTGTCCCAGGAGGGCGGCCTTCGGGGAGGGCAGGTGCTCTGTGCAAGGGGCACAGCAAGTAGGCTGCCTCTGTTCACTGGGCCAGGACGCTCTGGCATGTTCCTACTTCTAGGACTCTGACttcagtttatttgtttattttattaccgCCAATGcctgggctcagtgtcagcactacgaatttCCCTGCTCTAGCCTACCATTTCTACCCACTTGctatgttatttgataggacagagagaaattgagagagatgggggggggatagagaggaggagagagaaagggagactcctgcagacctggtgaagcatctcccctgcaggtggggaccaggggcttgaacctgggtcctcgtgcactgtaatgtgtgtgtttaaccaggtgtacaactgcctggccccaacagcTTTATTTTTAACGTTAtgtatatctctttttctctctctctctctctccttccttccttccttcttttggatagagagaaatagagagagaaaggagaagggagacagaggtggggagagagacctgcagcatggcttcaccgcttgtgaagcttcccctgcaggtggggactgggggcatgagCCCAGTTCCTGTGTACTGTTCCCGGCCCCTGGTGTGAGGAGAGAGAATCTGACCTGACTCTGCTCCCATAGGGGCGTTCTGTACATTCTCATTAGACTGCAGGTGCCTTTAATTCTTACTCCTCCCCCCAAAACATGCCCCCACTGCCCTGGGCTCCAGAGATACGTCCTACTGTCTTtagtttgaagctgggtccttgggtGTGTCCCTGTCTCCTTGGCCACCTCCAAGGGCGCCTCCCAGGCTTCAGGCTCTAGGGCTCAGTCTGGTGTGCTTCCAGGTGGGTGTTACAGTGAGGGGGCAGGAGAACCAGACCTGTGCCCACATTGGGGGTGATGGCATGTGCTGGGAGGAGGCCTGGGAGGGCGCTCAGGCTCACACCCGGCAGGAGCCCGTTCTCTCCACCCCTGCACGGGAGCAGATCCGGGGAGTGGGGGTCCCCAACTGACTCTGGCTGGGCCCTCGGAGCAGGGTGTCTGCCCAGCCACAGCTGGAGCTGGAAGTCCAGCAAGGACTGAGATAGTACTGGGCACTGATGGGCAGGGGCGATCTCTACTCATTCCATGGGCTCAATGCCAGGAAGCCTACTGCCTGTGCTTCTAAACTCTGCTCAGCTGCGGTCCCTCAGTGAGGGGAGGCACAGAGAGGGGTAAACCTGCTCTGGCGTCCCTCTGTCTGCAGGACCATGCCGTCCTCCACCACGTGGGGTCTCCTGCTGCTGGCGGGCCTgagctgcctggcccccagcctcTGGGCTGAGGACCTACAGGGGGCAGCGGTGCAGGACACAGAGCCCCCCGAGGAGCTGTCGGCCTCCCAGAAAATCACCCCCAGCATGGCCGACTTCACCCTCGGCCTGTACCGCCAGCTGGCACGAGagtccaacagcagcaacatctTCTTCTCGCCCGTGAGCATCGCCAGCGCCTTCGCCCTGCTGGCCCTGGGGGCGCGGGGGACCACGCACACCGAGATCCTGGAGGGGCTGCACTTCAACCTGACCGAGCGGGCAGAGGCCGACATCCACCGCGGCTTCCAGCACCTTCTGCGCAGCCTCAACCAGCCCGACGGCCAGCTGCAGCTGAGCACGGGCAGCGGCCTCTTCATCCAGCAGGGGCTCAAGCTGGCAGAGAAGTTTCTGGAAGATGCCAAGACCCTGTACCACGCGGAAGCCTTCTCCACCGACTTCAAGAACCTCACTGAGGCCAAGAAGCAGATCAACGACTATGTGGAGAAGGGCACTCAGGGCAAGATTGTCGACTTGGTCAAAGAACTCAGTGCAGACTCGGTGTTGGCTCTGGTGAACTACATCTTCTTCAGAGGTGAGGGGgttggccagggagacagcacagtggttctacaacagactctcctgcctgaggctccaaggtcccaggttcagtcctcagcaccaccattagccagggatgagcagggctcaggtctctttctctgtatctctccctctcattaaaatagaatgagtaagataataaaaaagaaagaagagttggTAGACCGCATAATCGTTAtacaaatagattctcatgcctgaggctccaaagtcccaggttcaatcccctgcaccaccattagccagggatgagcagggttctggtaaaaggttaaaaaataataataatggtaataaaaaagaaatgaaaaataaaagaaaataaagaagagacaAAGGTGAGGGTGTTGCCCGCTGGGGCTGCTGCTTCTGCAGCACCTGTAGTACTCAGGGTCGCCGTCCTCACTGCGCTGAGCAGGATGGAGCAGGCCGGGCTCTTGGCAGGAGCTGAGCAGAGTGCCACATGGGACACAAACCACTTCCTGCTCGTGTCCACTGAGGCAAAGGAGACCGCTGTCAGGCCCTGGGCCTCCCTGCAAGGCGTCTCAGAGCTCCAGCTCCACCGTGGGGTGTACACAGCTGCTGtcagccctgtgccctgtcccctccttgcccctgtgtcctgtcccctctttttttttgtgcCCTGTCCCCTCTGTCACCCCTGTGTcatgtccccctgtcccctctgtgCCCTGTCCCCTTTGTCACCCCTGTGTCCTGTCCCTCATCCCCTCTGTGCCCTGTCCCCTCTGTCACCCTTGTGtcatgtccccctgtccccctctgTGCCTTGTCCCCTCTGTTACCCCTGtgtcctgtccccctgtcccctctgtgTCCTGTCCCCTTTGTcacccctgtgccctgtcctctcttttcctctgtgtcctgtcccctctgatgtcctctccctcctccccccaggcAAATGGGAGAAGCCTTTCCGTGCCGAGCTGACCACGGAGCAGGACTTCCACGTGGACGAGCAGACCACTGTCAAGGTCCCCATGATGAACCGACTGGGCATGTTTCAGATACACCGCTGTGACACGCTGTCTGGCTGGGTGCTGCAGATGCCATACTTGGGCAACGCCACTGCCATGTTCCTGCTGCCTGACCAGGGCAAGATGAGGCACCTGGAGGACACCCTCAGCCCAGAGCTCCTGGCCAAGTTCCTGGacaagagaggggccaggtgactTCCAGCCCGAGACTGACCAGGGGATCCGGGATGGGGGGGACTGGGCCAGGTGGCCGCAGTATGTGTGTGGCCCTGCCCTCCCTGCCATGTCCACTGTGAGCTCAGGAGTCCCCTGGGGGACTCCCAGACCCAGTCTCGGGGGCTCCCTCCAGACCTgggtgacccccctcccccccggccACCAGCACCCAGTGCAGGGG is a window encoding:
- the LOC103118892 gene encoding alpha-1-antitrypsin-like, translating into MPSSTTWGLLLLAGLSCLAPSLWAEDLQGAAVQDTEPPEELSASQKITPSMADFTLGLYRQLARESNSSNIFFSPVSIASAFALLALGARGTTHTEILEGLHFNLTERAEADIHRGFQHLLRSLNQPDGQLQLSTGSGLFIQQGLKLAEKFLEDAKTLYHAEAFSTDFKNLTEAKKQINDYVEKGTQGKIVDLVKELSADSVLALVNYIFFRGKWEKPFRAELTTEQDFHVDEQTTVKVPMMNRLGMFQIHRCDTLSGWVLQMPYLGNATAMFLLPDQGKMRHLEDTLSPELLAKFLDKRGASSANVYLPKTSISGTYNLKVTLGKLGITRVFSNGAELSGITEDAPLKVSQAVHKAVLTMDETGTEAAGAMFLEIMPMSLPPDVFFNRPFLIAIFDNQTKIILFLGKVVNPTQA